A single genomic interval of Daucus carota subsp. sativus chromosome 1, DH1 v3.0, whole genome shotgun sequence harbors:
- the LOC108204353 gene encoding glutamate--cysteine ligase, chloroplastic isoform X1, which yields MATLSMGSSYCIPSESLQHRAGQNVYGIANNMEASRIKGSCVSFASLTCDERNPLQNLRSEGIRLGRKRGQHVIVAASPPTEDAVVATEPLTKEDLVAYLASGCKPKEEWRIGTEHEKFGFESETLRPMKYEQISELLYGISERFDWDKIMEGDYIIGLKQGKQSISLEPGGQFELSGAPLETLHQTCAEVNSHLYQVKAVAEEMGIGFLGIGFQPKWERKDIPVMPKGRYEIMRNYMPKVGTLGLDMMFRTCTVQVNLDFSSEADMIRKFRAGLALQPIATALFANSPFTEGKPNGYLSMRSQIWTDTDNNRAGMLPFVFDNSFGFEQYVDYALDVPMYFVYRKKKYIDCAGLSFRDFLAGKLAPIPGEYPNLNDWENHLTTIFPEVRLKRYLEMRGADGGPWRRLCALPAFWVGILYDEVSLQKVLDMIADWTMEEREMLRNKVPVTGLKTPFRDGLLKHVAQDVMQLAKDGLERRGFKETGFLNEVAEVARTGVTPAEKLLELYHGNWGESVDPVFQELLY from the exons ATGGCAACTTTATCAATGGGTTCGTCATACTGCATTCCATCTGAGAGCCTACAGCATAGAGCTGGTCAGAATGTCTATGGCATTGCAAACAATATGGAGGCATCCCGAATAAAAGGATCTTGTGTTAGCTTTGCTTCTTTGACATGTGACGAGCGAAACCCATTACAAAATTTACGTTCGGAGGGCATCAGATTAGGTAGAAAACGTGGGCAACATGTGATTGTTGCTGCTAGTCCTCCTACAGAAGATGCTGTGGTTGCTACAGAACCTTTGACAAAAGAGGATCTAGTGGCATATCTAGCTTCTGGATGCAAGCCCAAAGAAGAGTGGAG AATAGGAACTGAACACGAGAAGTTTGGATTTGAGTCTGAAACATTGCGACCTATGAAGTATGAACAGATATCGGAATTGCTTTATGGTATTTCTGAAAGATTTGATTGGGATAAAATAATGGAAGGCGACTACATTATTGGACTCAAGCAG GGGAAGCAAAGCATATCGCTGGAACCTGGTGGTCAATTTGAGCTTAGTGGTGCACCCCTTGAAACTCTGCATCAAACTTGTGCTGAGGTCAATTCCCACCTTTACCAG GTGAAAGCCGTAGCAGAAGAGATGGGGATCGGATTTCTAGGGATTGGTTTCCAGCCAAAATGGGAAAGAAAAGACATACCTGTAATGCCGAAG GGAAGATATGAAATTATGAGGAATTATATGCCCAAAGTTGGTACACTCGGACTCGATATGATGTTCAGGACTTGTACGGTTCAG GTTAATTTGGACTTCAGTTCTGAAGCTGACATGATCAGGAAATTTCGTGCTGGTCTTGCATTACAGCCT ATTGCAACAGCATTGTTTGCTAATTCACCTTTTACGGAAGGAAAGCCTAATGGTTACCTCAGCATGAGAAG TCAAATATGGACAGACACAGATAACAATCGAGCTGGAATGCTTCCCTTTGTGTTTGACAATTCCTTTGG GTTTGAGCAGTATGTTGATTATGCTCTTGACGTCCCAATGTACTTCGTATACCGCAAGAAGAAATATATTGATTGTGCTGGACTATCCTTCAGG GACTTTTTGGCTGGAAAACTTGCTCCTATTCCTGGTGAATATCCTAACCTCAATGATTGGGAGAATCATTTGACAACAATATTTCCAGAG GTCAGGCTTAAGAGATACTTGGAAATGAGGGGTGCTGATGGCGGACCTTGGAGGAGGTTATGTGCATTGCCTGCGTTTTGG GTAGGTATATTATACGATGAAGTCTCGTTGCAAAAGGTTTTGGATATGATAGCCGACTGGACAATGGAAGAAAGAGAGATGCTGAGAAATAAG GTCCCGGTAACTGGTTTAAAAACACCATTCCGAGATGGATTATTGAAGCATGTTGCCCAAGATGTCATGCAATTAGCGAAG